A portion of the Gigantopelta aegis isolate Gae_Host chromosome 10, Gae_host_genome, whole genome shotgun sequence genome contains these proteins:
- the LOC121383124 gene encoding solute carrier family 2, facilitated glucose transporter member 8-like translates to MATLTEGVRLIQSKYEGSSKRMVCATFFACIGALSFGYTIGYSSPAIPSMLKARVLEEKDVGWFGSLMTIGALAGGPFGGWCIEKFGRRKSILLSSLPFIFGWLAIVYATDSKLLFQGRFATGFASGMVTVCIPIYLAEISTKSMRGVLGSCMQLCITVGIFWVYTAGLKLEWQSMASVAIIPAVLQFVAVYFLPETPQWLLSKGRKADALKALKAIRDPHQDVQEECRDIDEGFDHNEEFSWSEFRKSELMQPLIICSAVLAFQQFSGINAVMFYTVSIFQTAIPNHAHIATVIIGGVQVVATVVACFLMDRAGRRKLLIGAGIVMTITLLLFGQYYRLLASESLTSSLKTWFPVICLTFYMIGFSLGWGPIPMLLMSEIFPSRARGAASAIAMFVSWLTSFFVTNEFMTMQNMFGASGTFNMFGFSCLLSVIFVWRYVPETKGKSLEDIELYFLGKSIIKV, encoded by the coding sequence ATGGCGACTCTGACAGAGGGAGTTCGACTAATACAATCAAAATATGAGGGTTCTTCTAAACGAATGGTTTGTGCAACATTTTTTGCATGTATCGGTGCTTTGTCCTTTGGATATACCATCGGATACAGCTCGCCTGCAATACCAAGCATGCTGAAGGCACGAGTTTTGGAAGAAAAGGACGTTGGTTGGTTTGGATCTTTGATGACAATCGGTGCATTGGCAGGGGGTCCCTTTGGAGGATGGTGTATTGAAAAGTTCGGAAGGAGGAAATCCATCCTACTGTCGTCACTGCCATTTATTTTTGGTTGGTTAGCTATTGTGTATGCTACAGACTCCAAGTTGCTGTTTCAAGGCCGCTTTGCTACTGGGTTTGCTAGTGGCATGGTAACTGTCTGCATTCCAATTTATCTGGCAGAAATCTCGACAAAGTCAATGCGTGGAGTTTTAGGCTCATGTATGCAGCTGTGTATTACTGTTGGAATATTTTGGGTTTATACAGCAGGCCTTAAATTGGAATGGCAAAGTATGGCATCCGTAGCCATTATTCCTGCAGTTCTTCAGTTTGTTGCAGTATACTTCTTACCAGAAACTCCACAGTGGCTGCTATCAAAAGGTAGAAAAGCTGATGCTCTTAAAGCACTGAAAGCAATACGCGATCCACACCAGGACGTACAAGAAGAATGCAGAGACATTGATGAAGGCTTTGATCATAATGAAGAATTCTCATGGAGCGAATTTCGCAAATCTGAATTGATGCAACCTCTTATTATTTGCTCTGCAGTTCTGGCATTTCAACAGTTCAGTGGCATTAATGCAGTCATGTTTTATACGGTGTCCATCTTTCAAACTGCAATTCCTAACCACGCTCACATTGCAACTGTTATTATAGGTGGTGTTCAAGTTGTAGCGACAGTAGTTGCCTGTTTCTTGATGGACAGAGCTGGCAGGCGAAAGCTGTTGATTGGGGCAGGAATTGTTATGACAATAACACTTCTGTTGTTTGGACAGTATTATAGACTTCTTGCTTCTGAATCTCTCACTAGTTCCCTGAAAACATGGTTCCCAGTGATCTGTCTTACATTTTACATGATTGGTTTTTCTTTGGGTTGGGGACCGATTCCAATGCTTTTAATGTCAGAAATTTTTCCATCCCGTGCCAGGGGTGCTGCGAGTGCCATTGCAATGTTTGTAAGTTGGCTTACGTCCTTTTTTGTTACAAATGAGTTTATGACAATGCAAAATATGTTTGGTGCATCGGGCACTTTCAATATGTTTGGTTTTAGCTGTTTGCtttctgtaatatttgtgtggCGTTACGTTCCCGAAACTAAAGGCAAATCATTGGAGGATATAGAACTCTATTTCCTTGGCAAAAgcataattaaagtttaa
- the LOC121383979 gene encoding uncharacterized protein LOC121383979, which produces MGSAFSSKKKWVGRIGGALEFGACDNQIVISNKKKTASWHIDQSHIHGRCYSSRTVKINETVTLTAHGSGFLDIGLTDIHPLQMMKNKNMFFKHVTARVLYFEPYTVTFRINPNGEVITMEAHGSKEKQVMDLGPKPKSHWLVVKMGCGDLSVTTETPSTESTPAKNNQKSMATVAKKVTKK; this is translated from the exons ATGGGATCAGCCTTTTCAA GCAAAAAGAAATGGGTTGGTCGAATAGGAGGCGCTTTAGAATTTGGTGCGTGTGACAACCAGATTGTGATTAGTAACAAAAAAAAGACGGCTTCTTGGCATATTGACCAGTCTCACATCCACGGACGATGTTATTCAAGTCGGACTGTCAAAATAAACGAAACTGTCACCCTCACGGCTCACGGTTCCGGTTTCTTAGACATAGGACTCACAGACATACATCCACTGcagatgatgaaaaacaaaaacatgttcttCAAGCACGTAACAGCTAGGGTTTTGTACTTCGAACCATACACTGTGACATTCAGGATCAATCCAAATGGAGAAGTTATAACAATGGAAGCCCACGGGAGTAAAGAAAAGCAGGTGATGGATTTAGGACCAAAACCAAAGTCTCACTGGCTGGTGGTGAAGATGGGATGTGGTGACCTTTCGGTAACTACAGAAACGCCTTCAACAG AATCGACACCAGCTAAGAACAACCAGAAATCGATGGCAACTGTTGCAAAAAAAGTAAcaaagaagtga